In Vidua chalybeata isolate OUT-0048 chromosome 4, bVidCha1 merged haplotype, whole genome shotgun sequence, the genomic window CCCCCCAGGCCTCGCTCTTGGGGGCAttttctggctgtgctggacaGACGAGGCAGAGGCAGTGCGGGGCAGCCGTGAGCAGGCATTCCTTGGAATACTGAGTGGAAATTCAGTGTGGATTCTGCACTCCTCGGTCcctccagggcacagcagccGCTGCTGGGTGGGGCCCGCGGAGGATCTCCTGCAGCACTCCTGGGGCACCATCCCATGTTCCCTTTGCCGTATTCCCAGTCCAGCCATGAGGGACACAGGCAGTGTCACCCTGGCACTGGTGCTGTGGCAGAGCCAGCGtggcccagccaggctgtgacacCAGCCCAGGCCCGGCGCTGTCCCTCTGTGGAGCATCTCCCACAGGTGTGGTGAGGGAGTGGCACTAACTGGAGTTGGCTCTTCACCCTTCACTGGGGGTAACTGAGGCACGGGGGAAAGGGGCGTCCCACAGGCTCTGGTCAGGAACGTGCTGGGGGAGCCCCACTGGGTCTCAGTGTCGCCGGTGTCACCCACCAGCCCAACACCATCCAGCAGCCAAGGGACACCACCCTcgggggagagaggaggaggagtgtgggcagaggagcagcagcaggatgaagTCAGAGGAGATGGTTTCCAGCTCTCACATGTCCAGGGGTCACTTAaagctctggcagcaggagtgCCTGGGAGGTGGCACTTGGTCACAGCACGGGAACCTACGGAGGCGCCTGCCTCGTGgggagggctctgctcctccccatAGGGTGCTGGCAGCCCACCACCCTACAGCTCCCTGGAGCCGAGCTGGGGTAAGCttgggctgggaaggagcagaaaaCCCTTCCTGCTAACTCTGGAACAGAAGCCACTGGAGCCCTCGGGTGAGAGGAGGGGGTGCGGGGGTGTTGGCAGCGTGGTTActggggcacagctctgctgggtgctgctgccctgggcaggctcagggggCCTGGCCCCCTCCCAGTGGGATCTGCAGCAGGGTGGGGGACTGCTCCATGATGCGCACCAGCAGCTGGTCAATGTAGTTCTCCAGCTCGTGGATGTGCTCCTCCTTCTTGCTCAGCTCGCcctccttctgcagcagcagctggatcaGCTCGTCGTGGGTCAGGTGGTAATACTTGGCTGACTGGTCCGGCTGGGCAGGGTCCTGGTGGGAAGCAAGAGGGACATTCAGGGACTGGAATTAAAACCTCTGCTCCTGGTAATGTTTGCAGGATGCAGGCAGAGCACTCCTATTTCCGTGTCTGTCTTTCTAAACTGGAGAGGCAGGAACAGCACAGGGACTCACAGAGACCCTCGTGTGCCCATAAAGGACCAGCAGAactccctgcagcacccacagggcTTCTGAGACAGCAGGGTTGTGCTTGTCCTTGGGTGAACCCCAGCAGCGTTTTCCATGTGACACTGGGGAGGCAAACAGAGTGGGAGTGGACAAAGGGATGGAGGGGTCACCTTCAGAACACCCTCTGTGTTCTCAAAGGTGCCACAGGTGCTTTGCTGGCCCCAACACAGCAGTGTTTGGAGTGTATCCAGGTCAGCAAAGCTCCAGGAAGCACCTTCCCCTGCCAGGATTAGGAACCCTTCAGAGCATCACTCAGGCAGCTACTACACCTTCCACCTTCCATACCTTGTGGAGACCAGattggaaggggctgggagcagcctgggacagtgggaggtgtccctgccatggcaggggtggagcTGGATGGGacttaaggtcccttccaacccaaactattgCAGGATTCTATAAGCAGTGATTCACCCACACACTGCACAAcaccagccccaaaccaaaccaggtGATGGGAGAACAACGGGGTGAGGAGGTGCAGAGCCCATGGGAgaaaggaggcagagcagcccaaGGCCTGGACCCTCACCCACCCCATGgcaggccctgctctgcctcccccccgggcagctccctgccagcagcacacctGGAGCATGTCTGGCACAGCCTCCTACCTTTAACTTGGGCTCGGTTTTGTCCGGGTGGTTTTGCCCGGCCGGGGCCACGGGCTGAACGCCGCTCGTGGTCACTGTCTTCAGCCTCTCCAGGCCATTGCTCAGCGCCGAGCTCAGGCTGgccctgttctgctgcttcctctCGCTGGAGCCCTCCTGCACAGCACTCAGGGGCTTCACGGGGTGAGGGCTGCGGGCAACAAGGGTGGGACAATCAgcacccccagctgctccctctccccGGCGTTCTACAGGGATGGCACCGCCCAGGAGACTGAGGAACAGCTGAACCCCGGTGTCTGTGCCAcccaaagctctgctgctccaaggagagccagcagggcagggcagagcccacggagcagctcccacccagACAGGAGAAGGAGCCCCAGCAGATGTGTTTGGCTGAGATCCTGGTGCCCACACCTGCACTGCCCACCCTCACTGGGAACGCCATGGGTCACAACTCCCAGCTGCCAGGGGTTCAAAAGCAGCTCCAGTGTGATCAGAGCCTGCTGCAcccactgcccagagcagctctttgCTGCCCACGGACCCCCAGGTTAGTCTGGGGTCACCACTGATGCTCCAGCCCAAGAGTTGAATGCCACCTGCCTGGAAGCCACCTCAGAATTTGTCCCCCTCCACGAGGCCAAAAGGAGGGTAAGGAGCCAGTTAAGGGGAAATtagattttcatttatttttgcctCACTTTTCACCCAAAAAAGGTTCTTTCTGGGCTTGAACAAAATCCAGTTCCTTCTCAGAGTGATGGAAAGAGAAGTGACCTGATGGTCCCTCCCTGCaaggagcaggcacagctgtgcACCATCCTTGGCATGGAAACATCCAGATATCTGTCCACTGGGATGGAAGCATCCAAACTTCCATCCTCGGGATGGAAACATCCAAATATCCATCCATTGGGATGGAAACATCCAAATATCCATCCTTAGGATGGAAACATCCAAATATCTGTCCATTGGGATGGAAACATCCAAATTTCAATCCACTGGGATGGAAACCTCCAAATATCCATCCATTGGGATGGAAACATCCAAATATCCATCCATTGGGATGGAAACATCCAAATATCTGTCCATTCGGATGGAAACCTCCAAACTTCCATCCTTGGGATGGAAACATCCAAATATCTGTCCATTGGGATGGAAGCATCCAAACTTCCATCCTTGGGATGGAAACCTCCAAATATCCATCCATTGGGATGAAAACATCCAAATAGCTGTCCATTCGGATGGAAACCTCCAAACTTCCATCCTTGGGATGGAAACATCCAAATATCTGTCCATTGGGATGGAAGCATCCAAACTTCCATCCTTGGGATGGAAACCTCCAAATATCCATCCATTGGGATGAAAACATCCAAATAGCTGTCCATTGGGATGGAAACATCCAAACTTCCATCCTCGGGATGGAAACATCCAAATTTCAATCCACTGGGATGGAAACCTCCAAATATCCATCCTCAGGATGGAAACATCCAAACACATCCATCCATTGGGATGGAAGCCTCCAAACTTCCATCCTTGGGATGGAAACCTCCAAACTTCCGTCCATTGGGATGGAAACCTCCAAACTTCCATCCATTGGGATGGAAACCTCCAAATATCCATCCTTGGGATGGAAACATCCAAACCTCCATCCATTGGGATGGAAACATCCAAATATCTGTCCATTGGGATGGAAACATCCAAATTTCAATCCATTGGGATAGAAACATCCAAACCTCCATCCATTGGGATGGAAACATCTGTCCATTGGGATGGAAACATCCAAACTTCCATCCTCGGGATGGAAACATCCAAATATCCGTTCATTGGGATGGAAACATCCAAACATCCATCCTCGGGATGGAAACATCCAAACACATCCATCCATTGGGATGGAAACCTCCAAACTTCCATCCTTGGGATGGAAACATTCAAACCTCCATCCATTGAGATGGAAACATTCAAATATCTGTCCATTGGGATGGAAACATCCAAAGCTCCATCCATTGGGATGAAAACATCCAAAGTTCCACCTGGCAGCTTTGCAAAGCCTCTCACTGGTGACAGCCCCACCAGCTGTGTGTCCCAGAGGTGCCGTGTCCTTGTGCCTCAGCCATGGTGATGGCATTGGGACATACGAAGGAAGTGGAAATCCTCTTCAACCACGACGATGTCTCCTGCTGTCCATGTGCTGGCAGGGGACAGCACTGGCAGCCACCAACCTGCTCCAACAAGCCAAAGGATCAGCTCCTCCcaagggacagcacaggggcagctctgatcccttccctctggtgaccagggacaggaccaAGGaatgctggagctgtgtcaggagaggtttaggtgGAGATcaggaaaggctcttccccagagggtgctggcactgcccaggctccccagggaatgggcacggccccgaggctgccagagctccagaagcctttggacagcgctgccagggatggccagggtggggttttggggtgtctgggcatGGCCTGGGGTTGGATGCATGACTCTGGTGGGtctctcccagctcagcacactctgtgattctctgatccCTTGGCAGAGCTGTCCAAGCACAAGGACAGAGCCCAGGATTCCTGGGCAGCTGGAAAGGATGGAGAGGGATCCCACAGCCCTAAGGGGGAGTCACGGacagtgccaggggctggaggagTTGCTGTTCTGCACATgaggctccagcactgcccactGGGACTAAACCCTGACCAGGAGCTACAACCACCAGGACACCGCAGGACaggggtgaggaggggctgggggagccacCAGGGCAGCTCATCACAGCCAGGCCTGAGCCCCAAATGTCACTGTCACCTTGTGCATCCCTCAGCCAGCACTGAGGCTACAAGCAGAGCGTGGCTGGGAACCCTCCTGGGACCAAGCTGCCCTGGGAAGCCAGTGGGAATGCTTGGACGTGTTTGGACGTGTGACCACCCAGGGGTGgtcacaggcagctgccagccccatgGCCAGTGGGAacagtccctgctgcagggctggaaaaggtacttttgaaaataaatcaatatcCTACTGCTTCCCACTGAGGGTGGTGCAGGCAGGGCTcggctgagcagagcagggctctgcctctTCCGCTCATCTCTGGGAGGATCCAAGGGCTGGAGATGTTCCTCGAGCTGTGTTTGTCCTGGGATGATCCttccagaggagcaggggagTTTCACACCTCACAACCAGGTCTGAAGGTCTGGTGGACCTGCCAAGAAGCTGGACCAGTTTCCTCTCCTGGTCCATTAACATCAACTCGAGCGTGGAATCAGCTGCTCACTGGCTCCTAATCCAGAATTGCATCCCAAGTGGACCTGAGTTATGATGGAGCTTAAGGCCAAGGTGGAACATCTCAGGGTGACACTggcccagccctgtccccctcTCTGAGCCAGCCTTGCCCTGTCTCAGCTTTCACTGGTGCTCCCAAGGTCACTGCAGGGCACAGTGAAAAACCAGGAGCatttccctcagcagctcccaaaggGAGCCTTTCAATGCTCATCAAAATGCTCCTCACGGAGAAGAAATCCAAGGGAATCCCTCTCCCGTGGcccagctcctgtgcctggagcaccACACAGCACCCAAGGGCCAGCTCTCCATGGAGCAAGGGTCtagaggaggaaggggaatggCTGGGCTTGGGATCAGATCCCCAGGTCTGGCCCTGGGTCTGGCCCTGGGCCAAGCAACGCTCCCAGTTCCAGGGGCTCCACGAGGATCACCAAGATGAGGTGATTTAACCTGACACCTCATTTTCAGAGCACAGTGATCCTCTGCACTCCTGACACGAggcaggcacagcctgtgccaccaCCTCGGTACCTGTGACATCCCCAGTCCTGTCACCTGCAAGTGCCACAAGATGCTGGGCCAGCCCCACATCTAAGGGAGGAGGAactgcacagctgctggcttcaatggagcaggagctgcacagctgctggattccatgcagtggaggagcaggagctgcacagctgctggattcaatgaagcaggagctgcacagctgctggattccatgcagtggaggagcaggagctgcacagctgctggattcaatgaagcaggagctgcacagctgctggattccatgcagtggaggagcaggagctgcacagctgctggattcaatgaagcaggagctgcacagctgctggattccatgcagtggaggagcaggagctgcacagctgctggattccatgcagtggaggagcaggagctgcacagctgctggattccatgcagtggaggagcaggagctgcacagctgctggattcaatggagcaggagctgcacagctgctggattccATGCAGTAgagaagcaggagctgcacagctgccGGGCTCCTGCAGGCAGTGCAGCTCCCAAGGCACAGTCCCAGGCTGTCCTTGGGGTCTGTCCTGTCCCAGGGATGTGACACGTCCCCAGCAGTGGAGCCACCACCCTGCCCTatccccaggagcagcaaagGGCCCTCCACACACCTGGGAGTTGCAGCTGAtgctcccctgccccagcagccacaaGATGACCAAAGAGCCTCTGGCCACTTGGGAAGGGGCCACGGGACCCCATTCCCAGTTTGAACCCCTCACCCCAAACTCTCACCATCCCACACCAGGTACCCTCTCCCCTTCACCTGCAGACACTTTTGTTCCAGCCAGGACTTAGTATCCATTCCAAGTCTgaagtatttcctttttcctacCACCTTCCCCTCATCTCTGTGCCTCTGGCGATTCCAACAGGAGATGATCCTGGGAAGGGCAGCATGGCCATGGGGATTGGGAAAAGATCCCTTCTAGCCTTGCTCCCTCACCCTGGGACAGTTCTCACATCTCCCCAGCCCTATAAAGCAGTTCAGAGCCTCAGAGCCTTCCCCAGAGGCCTCAGGAGATCTTCAGAGGTTCTTCAGTCACAGCAAGTTCCAAAATGTGCTGGAGGAACCCAAGCATGGAAgttccaggagctcctggccaCGTGTCACTGATACCCAGGATATCCAGCTCCTGGATCCCAGCCTGTTCCATCCCAGGAGCCAGCCAGGCCTGGATGGATACACAGGCACGGCTGGGGATGACCATGAGCAGGTACTACCAACACAGAGACTCCTGTACCTCCCTCACTGCCTCAGTTATCCCTTTGGGATCGCAGGACACTTCTCTTTCCATGAAATGTATCAAAATCCATGTTTCTGTGCAGCATCCCTGCAAATTTTGAAGAAGGCTATCTGCTGGTGGATGAATAATCCAATTAAAAATGATTGGAGGGTCTGGCttaaataagaagaaaaaataccatCTGACAGACCCAGCCAGGTGCTGTCTTTGCTCCCCTGAGATCACTTTGCACCTCATGCTCAACCCAAGAAGGGATCCCCTTGTGGAAGGACTGGAGATCAGTGAGTTCTGCTGGCcccatcctccctcccttcctctccccaggGCCACAACCAATCTTGCTCTTGGGGCAGGTGGGATTTTTACCATTTTGGTGCCCCCAGGAAGCTCCATTTGCCTCATGATCAGTGAGGCTGATCAATAAATCCCTGCTGGTGCTTGGTAAATCCcttgggcaggcagagcccaggcagaCCAGGGGAAGGAGTACCAGGAAAATGAGATAAACTGAAGGACACAGAGCAAGACTCCATGCCCTGAGCTCAAATGCTCAAATGCTTCGTGGCATTTGTACAGACCCACGAGTGACCTGGGAGGAGGAACAGCCCCTTCCTTCCACCCTCCCCATTCCCAACAGCCTCAAGGCTAATCCCCACGTGCCTCATCACCACTGGGCAtctggcaggagggaggggagaggggcaTTTCACCCTGAtgaaaaaactctttttttggCTACGGAGAGAAGGTTTTCAGTACCCAACGGGCACTTGAGAGGAAAGCAGCCAAAGCTGGATGGatggcaggggcagcagctgtgcacaTGCCATGAGGGAGCTCAGGAGAGCACAAACAGCCACAAGCTCTCCTGGCGGGCACGGGAAAGGCATTTCTCCTGCAAGCACGGGGGGGATGATGGAGCCAAAATCAGCACTGGGTGCAATGTGGGTGCAGCTCTGAATTTCCAGCTGGGGCAGGTCGTGGGTGCATGGAACCCTTTGCCCTGGCCCAGGGAACACACTGGACACCAGTGGCCACTCCCTCCAGCATCCCAGAGAGCcaagcagctcaggctgggctcTCTGGGATTGGGGCAAGGTGAGGgaacaggagctgcagcactgcgtggagccagcccagctgcgtgcagccctgccaggagcagagagaagggGCCAGGAGCAGAAGGGGCCAGGGCTCACCTCTCCCACACGCACGCCCTTCGCCTTCCCCGCAGTGCTCACCTGCTCGTCTGCTGGCCAAGGGGCTCCTCAGCCGGCCGTGTCTCCCTGGGCAGAACCAGGAGCGCTGAAGCTTGTGCgtcccggggctgcgggcacgggcagggccgggcggcggcgcggctgGCGGGGACCCCCgcggggggccgggggcggccACACGGCTCGGGGTTAGTGGCAGCCACGAGGAAAGGGGTGGAGAAGGCCAGGGGCTGGCTGGCATGCAGGGGGGTAGCGTTAGTGGGCTGCAAGCCGTGCCCGGGGGCTTCCTCCTGCAGGCCGAGGAAGCTGAAGTCGCCCTGCTCAAGCTTTTTGGGCAGCACGGCTtggacagggagaggggctgggggcttcTCCACAAAGGGATTGCTCGGGGATTTCAGGCTCAGCGCCAGGGTAAAGGGATttctcagggctggagctccctgCGTGTGCCTCTCCACTGCCCTATCTGGCTTCCAGAAATCCGCTTTCTTGAAGTCTatcctgctctctgcccagTGCCCCCCGAGCTCCTTGCTGGTGGgggtcctgccctgctctgcctcctcgGGAGGGGCACGGGGCTcgggctgctctcctgctcgCCCCTCACCATCCTGGCAcgccagctccagctgggatggaCTCTGCCCGTGTTCTGACCTTTGGGGCTGTGGGTGTGGAtgcccagctgcctcctgctcttCCAGAGCTGTCCAGCTGGTCAGCTGGCCCAGGTCTAGCTTGGAAGGTGGGTTTAGTCCTGAAATACTGAGCTCCTCAGGGAACAGCTCCCATTTGGAGGCCGTTTCCCACTTGGCACCGTCTGTGGCCCCCTGAGGGGATAAACGGGGCTGGCTCCAGCTCTCCTCAGCACCCGACTGGTCCAGTCCATCCAGGGAGAACTTGGAAGTGCAAGTCTCAAACTGCTCGGCCACATCTGTCTCATTCATCTCTGACGGGTGCTCCCCCACAGAGGTGTTCCCTGACCCCAGCTGGCTGGCTCCTGTCTCCAAGCCAGCCGCTGAGTCCACAGCGGCAGCTCTGGCACCCTCAGACGCCGGGAACTCGCTCCCGGCTTCAGCGGCGTCCGCTCCCGGTGCGGGCAGGCCGGGAGGCGCCGGCACGGCGCTGCTCCCACGGCTCCTTGGCAATTCCATCTCTGCTCTTGGGCCCTCTGGCTCTTCCCGTGGCTCCTGTTTGCCTTGCTGGGCgccagcagcctcctcctcctcgccgtCCCCCACAGCGCCCGCGGCTGCGAAGCgcctggggggtttggggggcgGCACGGCCAGGCCGGGCACCGGCTCCTCGCGGCCCTGGGGCCCTGCCCACGGGGACAGCACCACGCGCCTCTCGCGGATGTCGGAGCTGAACTTCAGGAGGCCGTCGCTGGCCTCCAGCCGCATGCTGGCCTGCAGCCGGAACACCGAGCTGCGGATGTCGAAGGCGCCCTCCTGGCCGCCCCCGGGCTCCGCGCCCGGCTCGGGGAACCTTCGCCCCGCCGCGTCCCCGAGCACCCGCGGGGGCACGGCCACCACGGTGCCGCCGGGCAGGGCCTTGGGGGCCAGCTCGGGGGGGAAGGAGCTCCTGGCTAACACGCAGGCGGCGGCACGGGACGAGCTCTGGCCTTCAAAGGTGCCCTCGCTCAGGAAGGGCGGGCGCGGGCCGAAGGGGCCCGTGGGAGCCGCGCGCTCCTCGGCCGCGCTCGGGGCGCTCTCCGAGGGGTCAGCGGCGGTTTCCGTGGCTATGGTCATCCAGCCGTTcgtccctgtgctgcaggactCCTCCTCACCACTGTCCCCCTCCTCCCTAGCGCTATTTTCAGTGCTCGGTGCCTCTTTGTCCCCGGGCTTGCCCGAGGCAAACGCGGCTGTCCAGATCATGggtgtgctgcttttcctcctcctggccACGGACCCCGTGGACACGGGGCTCAGCACGTCCTCGATCACCGTGGCCTCCTGGGTGGTGCTCACCAGGTTGGCCCCCACGTCTAAACTGGAGAAATTTGTCCAAGAGCGGAGAGCTGCAGGGATCTCAGGGCCGATGGGCGACTCGGCCTTTTCGAACACTTTGGAGCCCTTCTGGCAGGggggctctgctgagctctccGTCGGGCTGGCTCTGTTGGGGTCGTCGATGAAAGCTATGCCCTCTGCTGACACCGAGGCAAAGAAGTTCTCCTTCTTCCGCTCTGGTTTGAGCCTGCTGGTGGCAAAGGCATCGAAGGTATCGTCCCACTCCGAGGGCAGCGGGGGGACGGCGGGGTCGCTGTCGGCAGGAGGGAGCTCTCCCGGTGCTGGGGGAGTGGTTTCTGGCACGGGGACACCAACGCTTTGGGCTGGAGACTCCCTCTCGGGGTCTGTCTGCCTTGGGGAGGCAGAGGGACTGCAATCCTCAGAGGAATAAAAGCTCCCAGCGACCTCTGGTGCAGCACGCGGCCCAGGCGGGAAACTAGAGAGAAAGTGAGTAGGTGAAGGAGAATTTAGTACCTGGTCAGCGAGGAGCTCCTCAAAGAAGGGATTGCTCTGCAGGGAGTTGAGGAATGGGTTGGTGGGGGCCAAGCATCCGGCCTGCCTGTCTCCAGGAGCGGGAGGGAGGTTAGAGCTTGGCATGCTAGCgggaagggcagcagggcacggggcaggggagcagggagcagaatgaGAA contains:
- the RAB11FIP5 gene encoding rab11 family-interacting protein 5; its protein translation is MALLRAAALPAEGCPAWLPTHVQVTVVRARGLRCKGGGGGKGKAGGSDAYTVIQLGREKYSTSVAEKSGGSPEWREECAFELPPEPGACPGLVLTVMHRALVGMDRFLGQALVPLEPARQRGREPDERWHKLHSKAGKKEKERGEILVSIQFTRNNLTASMFDLSVKDKPRSPFGKLKDKVTGKKKYDLESASAIIPSSMGALDMEDDFELGGKKSKIKGFFLKNKLRKSSLTQSSTSLGSDSTISSASLSLAANVPEAAKSPSRHGSLSTERPVKELTHKRAFSDDVSQVSPVLEPKAPQSPGPKKDPVSRSSLCINGSHVYGEEAAPRNPPASAPLPVPRRQDEAFGFTPLHPDPHQAPWGLGSLERAQQRDEPRFIPSPPSLALQEELKVSTKAVTLSNHLGRARMEESHRLEGKPTQAAAATGSSAEPAKDRAPEDARKEDKKAKGGFFHHGGTRSDAAGKGQGDRGTPVHASAAGDERSKSSGWFGSKEPKESPQKPSFPPGPRAAPEVAGSFYSSEDCSPSASPRQTDPERESPAQSVGVPVPETTPPAPGELPPADSDPAVPPLPSEWDDTFDAFATSRLKPERKKENFFASVSAEGIAFIDDPNRASPTESSAEPPCQKGSKVFEKAESPIGPEIPAALRSWTNFSSLDVGANLVSTTQEATVIEDVLSPVSTGSVARRRKSSTPMIWTAAFASGKPGDKEAPSTENSAREEGDSGEEESCSTGTNGWMTIATETAADPSESAPSAAEERAAPTGPFGPRPPFLSEGTFEGQSSSRAAACVLARSSFPPELAPKALPGGTVVAVPPRVLGDAAGRRFPEPGAEPGGGQEGAFDIRSSVFRLQASMRLEASDGLLKFSSDIRERRVVLSPWAGPQGREEPVPGLAVPPPKPPRRFAAAGAVGDGEEEEAAGAQQGKQEPREEPEGPRAEMELPRSRGSSAVPAPPGLPAPGADAAEAGSEFPASEGARAAAVDSAAGLETGASQLGSGNTSVGEHPSEMNETDVAEQFETCTSKFSLDGLDQSGAEESWSQPRLSPQGATDGAKWETASKWELFPEELSISGLNPPSKLDLGQLTSWTALEEQEAAGHPHPQPQRSEHGQSPSQLELACQDGEGRAGEQPEPRAPPEEAEQGRTPTSKELGGHWAESRIDFKKADFWKPDRAVERHTQGAPALRNPFTLALSLKSPSNPFVEKPPAPLPVQAVLPKKLEQGDFSFLGLQEEAPGHGLQPTNATPLHASQPLAFSTPFLVAATNPEPCGRPRPPAGVPASRAAARPCPCPQPRDAQASALLVLPRETRPAEEPLGQQTSSPHPVKPLSAVQEGSSERKQQNRASLSSALSNGLERLKTVTTSGVQPVAPAGQNHPDKTEPKLKDPAQPDQSAKYYHLTHDELIQLLLQKEGELSKKEEHIHELENYIDQLLVRIMEQSPTLLQIPLGGGQAP